One stretch of Streptomyces hygroscopicus DNA includes these proteins:
- a CDS encoding toxin-antitoxin system toxin subunit, protein MKDTLAQTGGGRSALRLERRLAHPPEKVWRALTDPAQLVHWFPSEVQVELKAGGRMGFVFPGREAPDMDGVVTELDPPHVFAFTWGEDELRWELRPEDDGCVLTLTHTFGDRFGAASFASGWHACITGLAALLGGEEIAHGDMAELHEKYVEAFGLAEGAVETTEDGGWRLRFERQLVRPAETAWRALTGPAADTPEPAAGAPVPFGFRTDAVPAGPITEAHPPRVLAYAWERDGRPAGTVRWELTKGTGHGARLILTQTGPADAETERTQAQQAWRHHIGLLAAELLRVNG, encoded by the coding sequence ATGAAAGACACCCTTGCCCAGACCGGCGGCGGCCGCTCGGCCCTGCGCCTGGAGCGCCGGCTCGCCCATCCCCCCGAGAAGGTCTGGCGAGCGCTGACCGACCCCGCCCAGCTCGTCCACTGGTTCCCTTCCGAGGTTCAGGTCGAGCTCAAGGCCGGCGGCCGGATGGGCTTCGTCTTCCCCGGGCGCGAGGCCCCGGACATGGACGGTGTCGTCACCGAGCTCGACCCGCCCCATGTGTTCGCCTTCACCTGGGGCGAGGACGAGCTCCGCTGGGAGCTGCGCCCCGAGGACGACGGCTGTGTGCTGACTCTCACCCACACCTTCGGCGACCGCTTCGGCGCGGCCAGCTTCGCCTCCGGCTGGCACGCCTGCATCACCGGGCTGGCGGCCCTGCTCGGCGGCGAGGAGATCGCCCACGGCGACATGGCCGAGCTGCACGAGAAGTACGTCGAGGCGTTCGGCCTGGCCGAGGGAGCGGTGGAGACCACCGAGGACGGCGGCTGGCGGCTGCGCTTCGAGCGCCAGCTGGTCCGCCCCGCCGAGACGGCCTGGCGGGCGCTGACCGGCCCGGCCGCCGACACCCCCGAACCGGCCGCCGGGGCGCCGGTCCCCTTCGGCTTCCGTACGGACGCGGTCCCGGCGGGCCCGATCACCGAGGCGCATCCGCCCCGGGTGCTCGCCTACGCCTGGGAGCGCGACGGCCGCCCCGCCGGAACGGTCCGCTGGGAGCTCACTAAGGGCACCGGCCACGGCGCCCGCCTCATCCTGACCCAGACGGGCCCGGCGGACGCGGAAACGGAACGCACCCAAGCCCAGCAGGCATGGCGCCACCACATCGGCCTCCTGGCCGCCGAACTTCTCCGGGTGAACGGCTGA
- a CDS encoding alpha/beta hydrolase: MTPTEWQTEWTLDRTYRSSSGEVRWAALGAPDAPPVVLLHGTPFSSYVWRGVARALADRHRVFVWDMPGYGASEKRADQDVSLAAQGRVFGELLDAWGLAGAGAEPAVVAHDFGGCVALRAHLLHGARYRRLALVDVVALAPWGSPTYRLLGAHDKVFEQLPTALHRALVREYVGSASAVGLRDGVLERLLEPWSGEVGQPAFYRQIAQNDQRFTDEVEGLYGGMSLPVLVCWGSGDTWIPVERGRELASRIPGARLRLIEGAGHLVQEDTPAELTVALSGFLGDG; the protein is encoded by the coding sequence ATGACACCGACTGAGTGGCAGACCGAGTGGACCCTGGACCGCACCTACCGCAGCTCCTCCGGCGAGGTCCGCTGGGCCGCGCTCGGCGCACCGGACGCGCCGCCGGTCGTGCTGCTGCACGGCACCCCGTTCTCGTCGTACGTATGGCGGGGCGTCGCCCGTGCGCTGGCCGACCGGCACCGGGTATTCGTCTGGGACATGCCGGGTTACGGGGCCTCCGAGAAGCGGGCGGACCAGGACGTCTCGCTGGCCGCCCAGGGCCGGGTCTTCGGCGAGCTGCTCGACGCGTGGGGGCTGGCCGGGGCCGGGGCGGAACCGGCCGTCGTCGCCCATGACTTCGGCGGGTGTGTCGCGCTACGTGCGCATCTGCTGCACGGTGCGCGGTATCGCAGGCTGGCGCTGGTGGACGTGGTCGCGCTGGCGCCCTGGGGTTCCCCCACGTACCGGCTGCTCGGTGCGCACGACAAGGTTTTCGAGCAGTTGCCGACGGCGCTGCATCGGGCGCTGGTGCGGGAGTACGTCGGCTCCGCGAGCGCGGTGGGGCTGCGGGACGGGGTGCTGGAGCGGCTGCTGGAGCCGTGGTCCGGGGAGGTGGGGCAGCCCGCGTTCTATCGGCAGATCGCGCAGAACGATCAGCGGTTCACGGATGAGGTCGAGGGGTTGTACGGGGGGATGTCGCTCCCCGTGCTGGTGTGCTGGGGGTCGGGTGACACGTGGATTCCGGTGGAGCGGGGGCGGGAGCTCGCCTCTCGCATTCCGGGCGCCCGGCTTCGGCTGATCGAGGGTGCGGGGCATCTGGTGCAGGAGGATACGCCCGCCGAGCTGACCGTTGCGCTGAGCGGGTTCCTCGGCGACGGCTGA
- a CDS encoding cysteine desulfarase gives MVYLDHAATTPMLPEAVQAMTAQLAVTGNASSLHAAGRRARRTVEESRESLASSLGARPSEVVFTAGGTEADNLAVKGLYWSRKDADPARVRVLASPVEHHAVLDAVDWLADHEGARVEWLPVDSLGRVHPDALREAIARDPSDVALATVMWANNEIGTIQPVRELTDVAAEFGIPLHADAVQAFGQIEVDFAASGLAAMTVSGHKIGGPYGIGALLLGREHTPVPVLHGGGQERQVRSGTLDTPAIAAFAVAGAYATEHREEFAREIGALRDALITAVRTAVPDAVLGGDPDPAGRLPANAHFSFPGCEGDSLLLLLDAQGIECSTGSACTAGVAQPSHVVLATGSDSDLARGTLRFSLGHTSTKADVEAVAEAIGPAVERARGAGLS, from the coding sequence ATGGTTTATCTCGACCACGCCGCCACCACCCCGATGCTCCCGGAGGCGGTGCAGGCGATGACCGCCCAGCTCGCCGTCACGGGCAACGCCTCCTCGCTGCACGCCGCCGGCCGGCGTGCCCGCCGTACCGTCGAGGAGTCGCGTGAATCCCTGGCCTCCTCGCTGGGCGCCCGCCCGAGCGAGGTCGTCTTCACCGCCGGAGGCACCGAGGCCGACAACCTCGCGGTCAAGGGGCTCTACTGGTCCCGCAAGGACGCCGATCCGGCCCGCGTCCGGGTGCTCGCCAGTCCCGTGGAGCACCACGCCGTGCTCGACGCGGTCGACTGGCTCGCGGACCACGAGGGCGCCCGGGTCGAATGGCTGCCGGTCGACTCCCTCGGGCGGGTCCACCCCGACGCGCTGCGCGAGGCGATCGCCCGCGACCCCTCGGATGTCGCCCTGGCCACCGTCATGTGGGCCAACAACGAGATCGGCACCATCCAGCCGGTCCGCGAACTCACCGACGTCGCCGCCGAATTCGGCATTCCGCTGCATGCCGACGCGGTCCAGGCGTTCGGCCAGATCGAGGTCGACTTCGCCGCCTCGGGGCTGGCCGCGATGACCGTCAGCGGCCACAAGATAGGCGGCCCCTACGGCATCGGCGCGCTGCTGCTCGGCCGTGAGCACACGCCCGTGCCGGTGCTGCACGGCGGCGGCCAGGAGCGCCAGGTGCGCTCCGGGACCCTCGACACCCCGGCCATCGCCGCCTTCGCCGTCGCGGGTGCCTATGCCACCGAGCACCGTGAGGAGTTCGCCCGCGAGATCGGCGCCCTGCGCGACGCGCTGATCACCGCCGTCCGTACGGCCGTGCCCGACGCGGTTCTCGGCGGCGACCCCGATCCGGCGGGCCGGCTCCCCGCCAATGCCCACTTCTCCTTTCCCGGCTGCGAGGGCGATTCGCTGCTTCTGCTGCTGGACGCGCAGGGCATCGAATGCTCGACGGGCTCGGCCTGCACGGCCGGTGTCGCCCAGCCCAGCCATGTGGTCCTGGCCACCGGCAGCGACTCCGACCTGGCCCGCGGCACCCTGCGCTTCTCGCTCGGCCACACCTCGACCAAGGCCGATGTCGAGGCCGTCGCGGAGGCGATCGGCCCGGCGGTGGAGCGGGCGCGCGGGGCGGGGCTGAGCTGA
- a CDS encoding N-acetylmuramyl-L-alanine amidase, negative regulator of AmpC, AmpD, protein MIPSAGTGYPPSRVERSVSETTTGAGRRVSRRTLLIGGSAAGLGAAGVAGYAARDELSRMWWRLPGIEKPRKAGAVDQPGAEWIAASGANWRWADRPDDYTIDRVVIHVVQGSYDDAVRVFRDPGHRAAAHYVVRRDGHIAQMVRELDVAFHAGNRPYNERSIGIEHEGFVSRPGDFTDAMYRSSARLTAAICERYGMERDRDHIVAHSEVPGTDHTDPGRHWDWDRYLELVRAVRIAK, encoded by the coding sequence ATGATCCCATCGGCCGGAACCGGATACCCGCCCTCGCGCGTTGAGCGTTCCGTGAGCGAGACCACGACCGGCGCTGGACGCCGCGTCAGCAGGCGCACCCTCCTGATCGGAGGCTCGGCGGCCGGGCTCGGCGCGGCCGGGGTCGCGGGCTATGCCGCGCGGGACGAGCTGTCCCGGATGTGGTGGCGGCTGCCCGGGATCGAAAAGCCGCGCAAGGCGGGCGCGGTCGACCAGCCGGGCGCGGAGTGGATCGCGGCCTCGGGGGCGAACTGGCGGTGGGCCGACCGGCCGGACGACTACACCATCGACCGGGTGGTGATCCATGTGGTCCAGGGCAGCTACGACGACGCGGTGCGGGTCTTCCGGGACCCCGGACACCGCGCCGCGGCGCACTATGTGGTGCGCCGCGACGGGCATATCGCCCAGATGGTGCGTGAGCTGGATGTGGCCTTCCACGCGGGCAACCGCCCGTACAACGAACGCAGCATCGGCATCGAGCACGAGGGGTTCGTCAGCCGTCCCGGCGACTTCACGGACGCCATGTACCGGTCCTCGGCCCGGCTGACCGCCGCGATCTGCGAGCGCTACGGGATGGAGCGGGACCGCGATCACATCGTGGCCCACTCGGAGGTGCCGGGCACCGACCACACCGACCCCGGCCGCCACTGGGACTGGGACCGCTATCTGGAGCTGGTGCGGGCGGTGCGGATCGCGAAGTGA
- a CDS encoding F420-dependent oxidoreductase produces the protein MRIGFALPQFGPLAHHPEDIARFARRAEELGADSLWVGDRLLAPVDPIVGYAGTDVIPPEFRAALDPFTVLATAAAVTERVQLGTDVINAPWYPPAVLARTLTTVDVLSAGRLLVGLGTGWSPEEYEAVDIPMAERGRRLDECLDALDAWWTRNPVEYRGDHWTVPASHVDLKPASRPHPPVYLAAFAPAAMRRVARRADGWLPIAVVPAAPGAPDPIATLAEGLGGVREAVEREGRDPSAFDAILRVNPSAGASVDDIATALVRAEREAGIQHAFVDLIYLGKDADQALDLVQRVLERARAS, from the coding sequence ATGCGCATCGGATTCGCCCTTCCCCAGTTCGGCCCGCTGGCCCATCACCCCGAGGACATCGCGCGGTTCGCGCGCCGGGCCGAGGAGCTCGGCGCGGACAGCCTGTGGGTCGGGGACCGCCTGCTCGCCCCGGTGGACCCGATCGTCGGCTACGCGGGCACCGATGTGATCCCGCCGGAATTCCGCGCCGCGCTGGATCCCTTCACCGTGCTGGCCACCGCCGCCGCGGTCACCGAGCGGGTCCAGCTCGGCACCGATGTCATCAACGCCCCCTGGTACCCGCCCGCGGTGCTCGCCCGCACCCTGACCACCGTCGATGTGCTGAGCGCGGGCCGGCTGCTGGTCGGCCTCGGCACCGGCTGGTCCCCCGAGGAGTACGAGGCGGTCGACATCCCCATGGCCGAGCGCGGCCGGCGGCTCGACGAATGCCTCGACGCCCTGGACGCCTGGTGGACCCGGAACCCGGTGGAGTACCGCGGGGACCACTGGACCGTGCCCGCCTCCCACGTCGACCTCAAACCGGCCTCCCGCCCCCATCCGCCCGTCTACCTCGCCGCCTTCGCGCCCGCGGCCATGCGCCGGGTGGCCCGGCGCGCCGACGGCTGGCTGCCCATCGCGGTCGTCCCGGCCGCGCCCGGCGCCCCCGACCCCATCGCCACCCTCGCCGAGGGGCTGGGCGGGGTGCGGGAAGCGGTCGAGCGGGAGGGCCGGGACCCGTCGGCGTTCGACGCGATCCTGCGCGTCAACCCCAGCGCGGGCGCCTCCGTGGACGACATCGCGACGGCCCTGGTCCGGGCCGAGCGGGAGGCGGGCATCCAGCACGCCTTCGTCGATCTGATCTATCTCGGGAAGGACGCCGACCAGGCCCTGGACCTCGTCCAGCGGGTGCTGGAGCGGGCCCGGGCGAGCTGA
- a CDS encoding tRNA (5-methylaminomethyl-2-thiouridylate)-methyltransferase, producing MTDFPGAPTGPRDGRRLRVLAAMSGGVDSAVAAARAAEAGHDVTGVHLALSANPQSFRTGARGCCTIEDSRDARRAADVIGIPFYVWDLAERFREDVVEDFIAEYEAGRTPNPCLRCNEKIKFAALLDKALALGFDAVCTGHYATIVEHADGARELHRASDMAKDQSYVLGVLDERQLAHAMFPLGDTLTTKDEIRAEAERRGLAVAKKPDSHDICFIADGDTQGFLAGHLGTAEGDIVDEDGRKLGTHEGAYGFTIGQRRGLRIGHPAPDGKPRYVLDISPVDNTVTVGPVEALDVAALTAIKPRWCGAPPVGPGSYTAQLRAHGGETGVTAEPIGVTGLRVTFAEPVRGVAPGQAIVLYDDTRVVGSATIATTERAQVVAS from the coding sequence ATGACTGACTTCCCCGGTGCGCCCACAGGTCCCCGCGACGGCCGTCGGCTGCGCGTCCTCGCCGCCATGTCCGGCGGCGTGGACTCCGCGGTCGCCGCCGCGCGGGCGGCCGAGGCGGGCCACGATGTGACCGGCGTCCATCTCGCGCTCTCCGCCAACCCGCAGTCGTTCCGCACCGGCGCCCGCGGCTGTTGCACCATCGAGGACTCGCGGGACGCCCGGCGCGCCGCCGATGTGATCGGCATCCCCTTCTACGTGTGGGACCTCGCCGAGCGCTTCCGTGAGGACGTGGTCGAGGACTTCATCGCCGAGTACGAGGCGGGCCGCACCCCCAATCCGTGTCTGCGCTGCAACGAGAAGATCAAGTTCGCCGCGCTGCTGGACAAGGCGCTCGCCCTCGGCTTCGACGCCGTCTGCACCGGGCACTACGCCACGATCGTGGAGCACGCGGACGGCGCGCGTGAGCTGCACCGCGCCAGCGACATGGCCAAGGACCAGTCCTATGTGCTCGGCGTGCTCGACGAGCGCCAGCTCGCCCACGCGATGTTCCCCCTCGGCGACACCCTGACCACCAAGGACGAGATCCGCGCGGAGGCCGAGCGGCGGGGCCTGGCCGTCGCCAAGAAGCCCGACAGCCATGACATCTGCTTCATCGCCGACGGCGACACCCAGGGCTTCCTGGCCGGTCATCTCGGCACGGCCGAGGGCGACATCGTCGACGAGGACGGGCGCAAGCTGGGCACCCATGAGGGCGCGTACGGCTTCACCATCGGCCAGCGCCGGGGGCTGCGCATCGGCCACCCGGCGCCCGACGGCAAGCCGCGCTATGTCCTGGACATCTCCCCGGTGGACAACACGGTCACGGTCGGTCCGGTCGAGGCCCTGGACGTCGCCGCCCTGACCGCCATCAAGCCGCGCTGGTGCGGAGCCCCTCCGGTGGGCCCCGGCAGCTACACCGCCCAGCTTCGCGCCCATGGCGGCGAGACCGGGGTGACGGCCGAGCCGATCGGGGTAACCGGACTGCGGGTGACCTTCGCCGAGCCGGTGCGGGGCGTGGCCCCGGGGCAGGCGATCGTGCTCTACGACGACACCCGGGTCGTGGGCTCCGCCACCATCGCCACGACCGAGCGCGCCCAGGTGGTCGCCTCGTAG
- a CDS encoding SAM-dependent methyltransferase: MRPLNLGMRHADTGAVVRCLSTGGSVISAQPVQKFGNNPVDVRDTDHYTEEYVPSFVEKWDSLIDWDRRSESEGTFFIDLLRERGVKKVLDVATGTGFHSVRLIEAGFETVSADGSGEMLAQAFANGLKHGDHILRVVQADWRWLNRDAHGEYDAIVCLGNSFTHLFSERDRRKALAEFYAMLKHDGILILDQRNYDAILDRGYSSKHVYYYCGEDVAVEPEYVDEGLVRMRYSFPDESVYHLNMFPLRKDYTRRLMQEVGFQRIETYGDFQHTYRTERPDFFIHVAEKAYIAADEPAGPAAPATGDGEYAGAVGTARDYYNSSDADAFYWHVWGGEDIHIGIYDRPDEPIAEASRRTVARMAGKLDLTESSVVLDLGAGFGGSARYLAETYGCRVVALNLSEVENERHRALNAERGLTEAIEVLDGSFERIPLPDNSVDVVWSQDAFLHSGNRARPLEEAARVLRPGGHLIFTDPMAADGCPAETLRPILDRIHLETMGSPEFYRHELARLGFTAVGGGFQEHREQLITHYARVLEETRRQEADGLTEHVSADYLTHMKNGLSNWVDGGTNRHVTWGIFHFTR, encoded by the coding sequence ATGCGTCCCTTGAATCTGGGAATGCGCCACGCGGACACGGGTGCCGTGGTCCGCTGTCTCAGCACCGGAGGTTCCGTTATTTCTGCGCAACCTGTACAGAAATTTGGCAACAATCCAGTTGATGTCAGGGACACTGATCACTACACAGAGGAGTACGTACCCAGCTTCGTAGAAAAGTGGGACTCGCTGATCGACTGGGACCGAAGGTCGGAGAGCGAGGGTACGTTCTTCATCGACCTGCTGCGCGAGCGCGGTGTCAAGAAGGTCCTCGACGTGGCCACGGGGACCGGCTTCCATTCCGTCCGGCTGATCGAGGCCGGATTCGAGACCGTGAGCGCCGACGGCAGCGGCGAGATGCTCGCCCAGGCGTTCGCCAACGGGCTCAAGCACGGTGACCACATTCTCCGCGTCGTCCAGGCCGACTGGCGCTGGCTCAACCGCGACGCCCACGGCGAGTACGACGCCATCGTCTGCCTCGGGAACTCCTTCACGCATCTGTTCTCCGAGCGTGACCGGCGCAAGGCGCTCGCGGAGTTCTACGCCATGCTCAAGCACGACGGAATCCTGATCCTGGACCAGCGCAACTACGACGCGATCCTCGATCGCGGGTACAGCAGCAAGCACGTGTACTACTACTGCGGAGAAGACGTCGCCGTCGAACCGGAGTACGTGGACGAGGGGCTGGTGCGCATGCGCTACAGCTTCCCCGACGAATCCGTCTACCACCTCAACATGTTTCCGCTGCGCAAGGACTACACGCGCAGGCTGATGCAGGAGGTCGGCTTCCAGCGGATCGAGACGTACGGCGACTTCCAGCACACCTACCGGACGGAGCGCCCCGACTTCTTCATCCACGTCGCGGAGAAGGCATACATCGCGGCGGACGAGCCGGCCGGACCGGCCGCTCCGGCCACCGGTGACGGGGAGTACGCGGGAGCCGTCGGCACCGCCCGCGACTACTACAACTCCTCGGACGCCGACGCCTTCTACTGGCATGTCTGGGGCGGCGAGGACATCCACATCGGCATCTACGACCGGCCCGACGAGCCGATCGCCGAGGCCAGCAGGCGCACCGTGGCCCGGATGGCCGGGAAGCTCGATCTCACCGAGTCATCCGTCGTCCTCGACCTCGGGGCGGGCTTCGGCGGCTCCGCACGCTATCTGGCGGAGACGTACGGCTGCCGTGTCGTCGCGCTCAACCTCAGCGAGGTGGAGAACGAGCGCCATCGCGCGCTCAACGCCGAGCGGGGGCTGACCGAGGCCATCGAGGTGCTGGACGGCTCCTTCGAGCGGATTCCGCTGCCGGACAACAGCGTCGACGTCGTCTGGTCCCAGGACGCGTTCCTGCACAGCGGCAACCGCGCCCGCCCCCTGGAGGAGGCCGCCCGCGTCCTGCGCCCCGGCGGTCACCTCATCTTCACCGACCCCATGGCCGCCGACGGCTGCCCCGCCGAAACCCTCCGCCCCATCCTGGACCGCATCCATCTGGAGACCATGGGGTCGCCCGAGTTCTACCGCCATGAACTGGCGCGGCTCGGCTTCACCGCGGTCGGCGGCGGCTTCCAGGAGCACCGCGAGCAACTGATCACCCACTACGCCCGGGTGCTGGAAGAAACCCGCCGCCAGGAGGCCGACGGCCTGACGGAACACGTCAGCGCCGACTACCTCACCCATATGAAGAACGGCCTCAGCAACTGGGTCGACGGCGGCACAAACCGCCATGTGACCTGGGGCATCTTCCACTTCACCCGCTGA
- a CDS encoding MerR family transcriptional regulator — protein MTRGTRGGNTGGTRGGDTVGIGELAARTGLPVKTIRYYSDIGLLPESGRTPGGHRRYAADALPRLRLIQRLRALGTPIAAIAAVMAGERSLGELVSRELDAVQEQLREATWRREVLRALDHCPAPERPRRLALLAGVGSPDDAHDRLVRYWHWALPAGLPHRLAQAVIDGAVPAPPTAPTAATPTTSTVLAYAELHAVATADDRGRQPQPHQVGDVASFYAGLLDACALAGEALVSGCPERRAEALGHFVRTYARVGGHDDTPAFRARLRTLFRRGRRAGSFSLRYWRQALAVTGETPPPSAASGQGHLAAPLAALHEQVAGLPLTANTR, from the coding sequence GTGACGCGCGGCACGCGGGGCGGGAACACGGGCGGCACGCGGGGCGGGGACACGGTGGGCATCGGCGAGTTGGCCGCGCGCACCGGACTGCCGGTGAAGACCATCCGCTACTACTCGGACATCGGGCTGCTGCCCGAGAGCGGACGCACCCCGGGCGGCCACCGCAGATACGCCGCGGACGCGCTGCCCAGGCTCCGGTTGATCCAGCGCCTCCGTGCGCTCGGCACCCCCATCGCCGCGATCGCCGCGGTCATGGCGGGGGAACGCTCGCTGGGCGAACTCGTCAGCCGCGAACTGGACGCGGTCCAGGAACAGTTGCGTGAGGCGACATGGCGCCGGGAGGTGCTCCGCGCGCTGGACCACTGCCCGGCGCCGGAACGGCCGCGCCGCCTCGCCCTGCTCGCCGGGGTGGGCAGTCCGGACGACGCCCACGATCGTCTGGTGCGGTACTGGCACTGGGCGCTCCCGGCCGGTCTGCCGCACCGCCTGGCCCAGGCCGTCATCGACGGCGCGGTGCCCGCGCCACCGACCGCCCCGACCGCCGCGACCCCGACCACCTCGACCGTCCTCGCCTACGCCGAACTCCACGCCGTGGCCACCGCGGACGACCGGGGCCGGCAACCGCAGCCCCACCAGGTCGGCGACGTCGCGTCGTTCTACGCCGGTCTCCTGGACGCCTGCGCGCTGGCCGGTGAGGCCCTGGTCTCCGGCTGTCCGGAGCGGCGCGCCGAGGCGCTCGGCCACTTCGTGCGCACCTACGCCCGCGTCGGCGGCCACGACGACACACCGGCGTTCCGCGCGCGGCTACGCACCCTGTTCCGCCGCGGCAGGCGCGCCGGTTCGTTCTCGCTGCGCTACTGGCGGCAGGCTCTCGCCGTCACCGGCGAGACCCCGCCACCGTCCGCGGCCTCCGGCCAGGGACACCTCGCGGCACCGCTCGCCGCCCTGCACGAGCAGGTCGCGGGCCTCCCGCTGACCGCCAACACCCGGTGA
- a CDS encoding glycosyl transferase family protein, with translation MRILIVTAGSRGDVAPYTGLGLRLLTAGHEVAVAAHPPFAGLIGGCGLDHRPLPGDPRELIRTRARAASWEETRAALAAFLDRLADGVVAAADGADLVLTAFGPAALSRAAGEAYGIPVIGTYLAPACATREFPLAGAPGGDDLGPDGNLAAGRRLLADAGALQAGAVAGLRTRLGLPTATSQPTGADIRPVFHGFSPLVVPRPADWPPQVEVAGYWWPARPRDWRPPAELVDFLRAGPPPVFIGFGSMAPGEGERLGELVTAAVTRAGVRAVVQAGWAGLSAAGDDVLTVDDLPHDWLFPRTAAVVHHAGAGTTAAGLRAGVPAVPVPAMADQPFWAARLHRLGVAPRPLPLDALTAESLGAAITTCLTEPALRRRAAELAHEIAAEDGAATVVAHVGAVREG, from the coding sequence ATGCGGATTCTGATCGTGACCGCCGGTTCGCGAGGGGACGTCGCCCCGTACACGGGCCTGGGGCTGCGTCTGCTGACGGCCGGTCACGAGGTGGCCGTGGCCGCTCATCCGCCCTTCGCCGGGCTCATCGGCGGATGCGGCCTGGACCACCGGCCGCTGCCGGGCGATCCGCGGGAGTTGATCCGCACCAGAGCCCGGGCCGCGTCGTGGGAGGAGACGCGGGCGGCGCTGGCGGCGTTCCTGGACCGGCTCGCCGACGGGGTGGTGGCGGCGGCGGACGGGGCCGACCTGGTGCTCACCGCGTTCGGCCCGGCGGCGCTCAGCCGGGCGGCCGGTGAGGCGTACGGCATCCCCGTCATCGGCACCTATCTCGCACCGGCCTGTGCCACGCGGGAGTTCCCGCTGGCCGGCGCGCCGGGCGGCGACGACCTGGGCCCGGACGGCAACCTGGCGGCGGGCCGGAGGCTGCTGGCCGATGCCGGAGCGCTCCAGGCGGGGGCCGTGGCGGGGCTGCGCACCCGGCTCGGGCTGCCGACCGCCACCTCGCAGCCGACGGGAGCGGACATCCGGCCGGTCTTCCACGGCTTCAGCCCGCTGGTCGTACCGCGCCCGGCGGACTGGCCGCCCCAGGTCGAGGTGGCCGGTTACTGGTGGCCCGCCCGGCCGCGCGACTGGCGGCCCCCGGCCGAGCTGGTCGACTTCCTGCGGGCCGGTCCGCCGCCGGTGTTCATCGGGTTCGGCAGCATGGCGCCGGGCGAGGGGGAGCGGCTCGGCGAGCTGGTGACGGCGGCGGTGACCCGGGCGGGAGTGCGCGCGGTGGTGCAGGCGGGGTGGGCCGGGCTGAGCGCGGCGGGCGATGACGTCCTTACGGTTGACGACCTCCCGCACGACTGGCTGTTCCCGCGCACGGCCGCCGTCGTCCATCACGCCGGAGCGGGCACCACCGCGGCCGGACTGCGCGCCGGGGTACCCGCGGTGCCGGTGCCCGCCATGGCCGACCAGCCGTTCTGGGCGGCGCGGCTGCACCGGCTCGGAGTCGCCCCCCGGCCGCTGCCGCTCGACGCGCTGACCGCCGAATCCCTCGGCGCGGCGATCACGACCTGCCTGACCGAACCCGCCCTCCGGCGCCGGGCGGCCGAGCTCGCACACGAGATCGCCGCGGAGGACGGCGCCGCGACGGTAGTCGCCCACGTCGGCGCCGTGCGCGAGGGGTGA
- a CDS encoding lysine decarboxylase gives MNICVFCSAADLDDRYTAPAREFAELIGKGGHTLVWGGSDVGLMKVMADGVQEHGGRLVGISVEFLAAQAREGADEMVITKDLAERKAQLLARADAVVVMVGGTGTLDEATEILELKKHGLHIKPVVLLNAAGFYDGLKQQFQRMEEERFLPVPLSELVFFAESGAEVMTYLESV, from the coding sequence ATGAATATCTGTGTCTTCTGCTCCGCCGCCGACCTCGACGACCGCTACACCGCCCCCGCCCGCGAATTCGCCGAGCTGATCGGCAAGGGCGGGCACACGCTGGTCTGGGGTGGGTCCGATGTCGGGCTGATGAAGGTGATGGCGGACGGGGTGCAGGAGCACGGGGGACGGCTGGTCGGGATCTCCGTGGAGTTCCTCGCCGCCCAGGCCCGGGAGGGCGCCGACGAGATGGTGATCACCAAGGACCTCGCCGAGCGCAAGGCGCAGTTGCTGGCCCGCGCCGACGCGGTCGTGGTCATGGTCGGTGGCACCGGGACGCTGGACGAGGCGACCGAGATCCTGGAGCTGAAGAAGCACGGGCTGCACATCAAGCCGGTGGTGCTGCTCAACGCGGCGGGGTTCTACGACGGGCTGAAGCAGCAGTTCCAGCGGATGGAGGAGGAGCGGTTCCTGCCGGTTCCGCTCAGCGAGCTCGTCTTCTTCGCGGAGAGCGGGGCCGAGGTCATGACGTATCTGGAGTCCGTCTGA